One Candidatus Planktophila limnetica DNA segment encodes these proteins:
- a CDS encoding glutamate synthase subunit beta, which produces MADPKGFLSTPRELPKRRPVDVRIKDWNEVYEPQSFEHLQKQAGRCMDCGIPFCHQGCPLGNLIPEWNDLLWRGDKEGAIDRLHATNNFPEFTGRLCPAPCETACVVAINADAVTIKQVELRTIEEAFGSGNVKPLPPDRLSGKTVAVVGSGPAGLAVAQQLTRAGHTVAVFERGEKIGGLLRYGIPEFKMEKHIVDRRLVQMEKEGTRFRPGVNVGVDLTGAQLRSRYDAVVLAVGATQWRELDIPGRNFKGVYQAMEYLPWGNQEALGEIAQGSINVEGKDVIILGGGDTGADCLGTAIRQGAKSVTQLEIMPRPTDERPTSAPWPTYPMIFRVSSAHEELDNRIFSISTEEFLGDAEGNLRALKLVETQFVDGKFSPVPGTEREIPAQFAFLAMGFTGPEKNELLTQLEVELDDRGIIKRDANFQTTAEGIFVAGDAGRGQSLIVWAIAEGRSAAAAVDSYLTDEKSQLHAPIAPTDRSLVL; this is translated from the coding sequence TTGGCTGATCCAAAGGGTTTTTTATCCACTCCGCGTGAGCTACCTAAGCGTCGACCAGTAGATGTTCGTATAAAAGACTGGAACGAAGTGTATGAACCACAAAGTTTTGAGCACCTACAAAAACAAGCAGGGCGCTGCATGGATTGTGGAATTCCCTTTTGCCATCAGGGATGCCCACTAGGAAATCTCATTCCCGAATGGAATGACTTGTTGTGGCGTGGGGATAAAGAAGGTGCCATCGATCGCTTGCATGCCACAAATAACTTTCCAGAATTCACAGGTCGTTTGTGTCCTGCACCATGTGAAACGGCGTGTGTCGTTGCGATTAATGCCGACGCTGTAACTATTAAACAGGTAGAACTACGTACGATTGAAGAAGCATTTGGTTCTGGCAACGTTAAACCTTTACCACCAGATCGCTTATCAGGTAAAACTGTTGCAGTAGTTGGTTCAGGCCCTGCCGGATTAGCAGTGGCTCAGCAACTAACTCGGGCCGGACACACTGTTGCGGTTTTTGAACGCGGTGAAAAAATTGGCGGGCTACTGCGCTATGGAATTCCAGAGTTTAAAATGGAAAAACACATTGTGGATCGCCGTCTTGTGCAGATGGAAAAAGAAGGAACTCGATTTAGACCAGGTGTAAATGTCGGTGTTGACTTAACTGGTGCGCAACTTCGCTCACGTTATGACGCCGTTGTGCTGGCAGTGGGTGCAACGCAGTGGCGTGAATTAGATATTCCGGGCCGAAATTTCAAAGGTGTTTATCAGGCGATGGAGTATTTGCCGTGGGGTAATCAAGAAGCACTTGGTGAGATTGCACAAGGTTCAATAAATGTTGAGGGTAAAGATGTCATTATTTTAGGTGGTGGCGATACAGGAGCAGATTGTCTTGGAACTGCAATTCGTCAAGGTGCGAAATCTGTTACTCAATTAGAGATCATGCCTCGTCCAACTGATGAACGGCCAACAAGTGCGCCATGGCCGACGTATCCGATGATATTTAGAGTTTCAAGTGCACACGAAGAACTAGATAATCGAATTTTTTCAATTAGCACAGAAGAATTCTTAGGAGATGCTGAGGGAAATCTACGTGCGCTCAAATTAGTTGAAACTCAATTTGTCGATGGCAAATTCTCACCTGTTCCTGGAACCGAACGAGAAATCCCAGCGCAATTCGCATTCCTTGCAATGGGTTTCACAGGTCCAGAAAAAAATGAGTTACTCACACAGCTAGAAGTAGAACTCGATGATCGCGGAATCATTAAGCGCGATGCTAATTTTCAAACAACGGCTGAAGGTATTTTCGTTGCTGGAGATGCAGGGCGCGGACAATCGCTGATTGTGTGGGCTATTGCTGAAGGTCGAAGTGCTGCAGCAGCAGTTGATTCCTATCTCACAGATGAAAAATCCCAGTTGCATGCACCAATTGCACCGACAGACCGCTCACTAGTTTTATAG
- a CDS encoding branched-chain amino acid ABC transporter permease has protein sequence MADKKFRYNLRDHAAEYWERSPKWRRVSLSISFIAFFYALPFLNNPLIDTPGSDFQSVLFYPVGMYVLMAIGLNIVVGKSGLLDLGYVAFFAIGAYTMAILGTHTSLNFWEILPIGIALSMASGVLLGTPTLRLRGDYLAIVTLGFGEIVRIVAVNIEAIGGPRGIAGIPTPPDVFKAKFTILDPKPYYWVLLTFTLLVIWMVRRIAARRPGRAWDAIRQDDDVAQLMGVNTLKYKVWAFVLGAAVAGAGGVLYASQILSIVPDQFNLNVSILILACVVFGGIGNLWGVILGAALLAFTPERIRFLSQPRILVFGIALVVMMNLRPDGILPKKKREHFDPNWHTVEESGEGSIK, from the coding sequence ATGGCTGATAAGAAGTTTCGTTATAACCTTCGCGATCATGCTGCGGAGTACTGGGAACGCTCACCTAAATGGCGAAGAGTTTCCCTGTCAATTAGCTTTATTGCTTTCTTCTATGCGCTTCCTTTTCTAAATAATCCACTCATTGATACTCCAGGCTCTGATTTCCAATCAGTTCTCTTCTATCCAGTGGGTATGTATGTATTGATGGCTATTGGATTAAATATTGTTGTTGGCAAGAGTGGTCTTCTAGATCTGGGTTACGTAGCCTTCTTTGCAATCGGTGCTTACACAATGGCGATTCTGGGAACACACACCTCATTGAATTTCTGGGAAATTCTTCCAATCGGTATCGCACTATCAATGGCCTCTGGTGTCTTGTTAGGAACCCCAACACTTCGTTTGCGTGGTGACTACTTAGCAATCGTGACCCTTGGCTTTGGAGAAATCGTTCGTATTGTTGCTGTAAATATTGAAGCAATTGGTGGCCCACGTGGCATTGCAGGAATTCCAACTCCACCAGATGTTTTCAAGGCAAAGTTCACAATCCTTGATCCAAAACCTTATTACTGGGTACTTCTAACCTTCACCCTTCTTGTCATTTGGATGGTGCGTCGCATTGCTGCGCGTCGCCCAGGACGTGCGTGGGATGCGATTCGTCAAGATGATGACGTTGCTCAGTTGATGGGCGTTAATACATTGAAATACAAAGTATGGGCATTCGTACTTGGAGCAGCAGTAGCCGGTGCAGGTGGCGTGTTGTATGCATCTCAAATTCTTTCTATCGTTCCAGATCAATTTAACTTAAACGTTTCGATTTTGATTTTGGCGTGTGTGGTTTTCGGAGGAATTGGAAACCTCTGGGGCGTCATTCTTGGAGCAGCGCTTTTGGCATTTACTCCGGAGCGAATCCGTTTCCTAAGCCAACCTCGTATTTTGGTCTTCGGTATTGCACTAGTTGTCATGATGAACTTGCGACCAGATGGAATTTTGCCAAAGAAAAAGCGTGAGCACTTTGATCCAAATTGGCACACAGTTGAAGAATCTGGTGAAGGGAGCATCAAGTAA
- a CDS encoding ANTAR domain-containing response regulator, translating to MNKLRILVAEDEALIRMDLVEMLTESGYDVVAQATNGAEAIELAKEHKPDLAILDVKMPVLDGISAAQEIISIAPVLMLTAFSQKELVDRARDAGVMAYVVKPFTINDLIPSIEIAISRHTQMKSLADEVADLHERLETRKLVDKAKGILMQALNLSEPEAFSWIQKAAMDRRLSMKAVAEAVLSPSAVPEGQ from the coding sequence ATGAACAAATTACGAATTTTGGTCGCCGAAGATGAAGCGCTCATTCGCATGGACTTAGTAGAAATGCTTACCGAATCTGGCTATGACGTTGTTGCCCAAGCAACTAATGGGGCAGAAGCGATTGAATTAGCAAAAGAACACAAGCCAGATTTAGCAATACTTGATGTGAAGATGCCGGTGCTAGATGGAATATCTGCCGCGCAAGAGATTATTTCAATTGCTCCTGTTCTGATGCTCACAGCGTTTAGTCAAAAAGAGTTAGTAGATCGTGCGCGTGATGCCGGTGTCATGGCCTACGTTGTTAAACCATTTACTATCAATGATTTGATTCCATCTATTGAAATTGCCATTAGCCGCCACACACAAATGAAATCATTAGCGGATGAAGTTGCAGATTTGCATGAACGATTAGAAACGCGCAAATTAGTTGACAAAGCAAAAGGTATTTTGATGCAAGCCTTAAATTTAAGTGAACCAGAAGCTTTCTCATGGATTCAAAAAGCTGCCATGGATCGGCGATTAAGTATGAAGGCTGTGGCTGAAGCGGTCCTATCGCCAAGTGCGGTTCCTGAAGGCCAATAA
- a CDS encoding branched-chain amino acid ABC transporter permease yields the protein MDFALLRDAFWGLTFDGLALGAIYALISLGYTLVYGVLRLINFAHSEVFMIGTFSALVASGIMGVKVEDDPRTGWGMIFTLLVCLLAAMIASAVTAVLVEIIAYRRLRQRGATKLATLISAIGVSISLVEAFRIITDSLPREFPRIMDKTFLFSYAGADIRNDKVIVIVAAALMMFALERFISKSRYGKGIRAVSMDENTATLMGVNINKVITVTFLAGGMMAGAASFFYMLVYENTSFKVGFFLGISAFTAAVLGGIGNLKGALFGGFVLGVLETYTSAVFGTAWKAVISFLILVLVLLIKPTGLFGESIQQARV from the coding sequence ATGGATTTTGCACTCCTGCGTGATGCGTTCTGGGGGCTGACATTTGATGGTCTCGCACTCGGTGCTATTTATGCGTTGATCTCACTTGGTTACACACTTGTTTACGGCGTTCTTCGCCTCATTAACTTTGCACACTCTGAAGTATTTATGATCGGTACCTTCTCAGCCCTTGTTGCATCAGGAATTATGGGCGTAAAAGTAGAAGATGACCCACGCACTGGCTGGGGAATGATTTTCACGCTCTTAGTCTGTTTACTCGCAGCGATGATTGCTTCGGCAGTTACAGCGGTTTTAGTAGAAATCATTGCCTATCGCAGATTGCGTCAACGAGGCGCTACTAAATTAGCAACACTTATTTCAGCTATTGGTGTTTCTATCTCACTAGTTGAGGCATTTCGAATCATTACAGATTCGCTTCCTCGTGAGTTCCCACGCATTATGGATAAAACTTTTCTATTCTCTTATGCCGGTGCTGATATTCGAAATGACAAGGTGATCGTCATTGTCGCAGCAGCCTTGATGATGTTTGCCCTGGAGCGATTCATCTCAAAGTCACGATATGGCAAGGGCATCCGCGCGGTATCAATGGATGAGAACACAGCAACTTTGATGGGTGTAAACATTAATAAAGTTATTACGGTGACATTCCTTGCCGGCGGAATGATGGCTGGAGCGGCATCGTTTTTCTACATGCTAGTTTATGAAAACACATCATTCAAAGTGGGCTTTTTCTTAGGTATTAGCGCATTTACTGCGGCCGTTCTTGGTGGTATTGGAAACCTCAAGGGAGCACTCTTCGGTGGCTTTGTATTAGGAGTATTGGAAACCTACACAAGCGCAGTCTTTGGTACAGCATGGAAAGCAGTTATCTCATTCTTGATTCTAGTTTTGGTTCTGCTGATTAAGCCGACAGGTTTATTTGGAGAATCAATTCAGCAGGCGAGGGTCTAA
- the pyk gene encoding pyruvate kinase, with the protein MRRAKIVCTMGPAVEADGKVEQLIAAGMNMARLNLSHGTYVEHQSRLDAVRNAAKKAGVPVAILVDLQGPKIRLARFANGPHDLSRGDVFTITTDDIEGTKDRVGTTYKGLPGDCKAGDRILIDDGKVTVEVTSVTKTDVITKVIEPGAVSNNKGINLPGVAVSVPALSEKDIEDLRWGLKAGADFIALSFVRSADDIKDVHRIMDEVGIRVPVIAKIEKPQAVTNLPGIVAAFDGIMVARGDLGVELPIEDVPLVQKHCIELARDAAKPVIVATQMLDSMITNSRPTRAEATDCANAVLDGADALMLSGETSVGEFAIEAVETMARIIQKTEEGGLERIRPIINAPRTKGGAITKAATEVGAIVGAKYLVAFTQSGDSARRMSRLRSAIPILALTPEVGTYNRLALTWGVEPVISEMVKHTDDMVKQVDSLLIESGRVKKGENVMIVAGSPPGIPGSTNAMRVHIVGDAVGGVAPAYR; encoded by the coding sequence ATGCGCCGCGCGAAAATTGTTTGCACCATGGGACCAGCTGTTGAAGCTGATGGCAAAGTTGAGCAACTAATTGCAGCTGGTATGAATATGGCCCGCTTAAATCTTTCACATGGAACTTACGTAGAACACCAGAGCAGACTCGATGCTGTTCGAAACGCTGCAAAAAAAGCTGGCGTGCCTGTGGCGATACTCGTTGATCTACAGGGCCCAAAAATCAGATTGGCTCGATTTGCTAATGGTCCGCATGATTTATCCCGAGGCGATGTTTTTACAATTACTACCGATGATATTGAAGGTACAAAAGATCGCGTAGGCACCACCTACAAGGGTTTACCGGGGGATTGCAAAGCAGGAGATCGCATATTAATCGATGATGGAAAAGTAACTGTCGAAGTAACTTCGGTGACCAAGACAGATGTTATTACTAAGGTGATCGAACCGGGGGCAGTTAGCAATAACAAAGGAATCAATCTGCCCGGTGTTGCAGTATCCGTTCCTGCGCTTTCAGAAAAAGACATTGAGGATTTACGGTGGGGATTAAAAGCAGGCGCAGATTTTATTGCCCTTTCATTTGTTAGAAGCGCCGATGATATTAAGGATGTTCATCGCATCATGGATGAAGTAGGCATTCGAGTTCCAGTTATTGCAAAGATTGAAAAGCCTCAAGCAGTAACAAACTTGCCAGGAATCGTTGCGGCTTTTGATGGAATAATGGTTGCTCGCGGCGATCTTGGCGTGGAGCTACCTATTGAAGATGTTCCACTTGTTCAAAAACATTGCATCGAACTTGCCCGGGATGCTGCCAAGCCAGTCATCGTTGCAACACAGATGTTAGATTCGATGATTACTAATTCACGTCCCACTCGCGCAGAGGCCACAGATTGTGCCAATGCTGTATTAGATGGTGCCGATGCATTGATGCTCTCTGGCGAAACAAGTGTTGGCGAATTTGCGATAGAAGCCGTTGAAACTATGGCTCGCATTATTCAAAAGACTGAAGAAGGCGGCCTAGAACGTATTCGTCCAATCATTAATGCACCTCGCACCAAAGGTGGCGCAATTACAAAGGCTGCCACTGAGGTAGGTGCAATTGTTGGAGCGAAGTATTTAGTTGCCTTTACGCAAAGTGGAGACTCCGCTCGTCGCATGTCTCGTTTACGTTCGGCTATTCCAATTTTGGCACTGACTCCAGAAGTTGGAACCTATAACCGATTGGCACTTACTTGGGGCGTGGAACCTGTTATCTCTGAAATGGTTAAGCACACAGATGACATGGTTAAACAAGTCGACTCTCTTTTGATTGAAAGCGGACGAGTGAAGAAGGGAGAAAACGTAATGATTGTTGCGGGCTCTCCTCCTGGAATTCCAGGATCAACAAATGCGATGCGCGTACATATAGTTGGTGACGCTGTTGGTGGCGTTGCCCCTGCCTATCGTTAA
- a CDS encoding branched-chain amino acid ABC transporter substrate-binding protein translates to MKKIISAIATVALVVGTAVAVAPAANAACSGKLKIAYQGPLTGPEAALGINELNGVKFALSKFLKANKGSNVDPVVYEVDDQGDPAVAGPIAPKVAAEECVVALVGPAYSGASKVSLPVYLSAGLSIITPSATNPTLPSFGKSIFHRAVLTDDYQGPAAARLIVSKNKKATVFLVNDASDYAVGLQKTVDITLAGRVVGKDVTPTGTTDFTATIAKIKKSKATAVFYSGYFSQAAVFVKQLRDSGSKITFASGDGTLDDQFVKLARKSAEGALLTAPAIPFETASPKLAAEMTAMGMKPGVYTTESYDAANFFLDAIKAGNTDRASINKYVSTKSHKGLSKTLKFDAEGEVSGADVNGFIVKNGKLVLLGAIK, encoded by the coding sequence ATGAAGAAGATCATCTCCGCTATTGCAACTGTTGCACTCGTTGTTGGAACAGCTGTTGCTGTTGCACCAGCAGCTAATGCAGCGTGCTCTGGCAAGCTAAAAATCGCATACCAAGGTCCACTAACAGGACCTGAAGCCGCATTGGGTATCAACGAACTCAATGGTGTGAAGTTCGCACTATCAAAGTTCCTAAAAGCCAATAAGGGTTCAAACGTAGACCCAGTAGTTTACGAAGTTGATGACCAAGGAGATCCAGCAGTTGCTGGTCCAATCGCTCCTAAGGTTGCAGCCGAAGAGTGTGTAGTTGCACTTGTTGGTCCAGCTTATTCAGGTGCTTCAAAGGTTTCACTACCTGTGTACCTATCAGCAGGACTTTCAATCATTACACCATCTGCTACAAACCCAACACTTCCATCTTTCGGTAAGTCAATCTTCCACCGTGCGGTGTTGACAGATGATTACCAGGGTCCAGCAGCAGCACGTTTGATCGTGTCAAAGAACAAGAAGGCAACAGTGTTCTTGGTAAATGACGCATCTGACTATGCAGTTGGCCTACAAAAGACAGTTGACATCACACTTGCTGGCCGCGTTGTCGGCAAGGATGTAACACCAACAGGTACAACTGACTTCACAGCAACAATTGCCAAGATCAAGAAGTCAAAGGCAACTGCTGTGTTCTACTCAGGTTACTTCTCACAAGCTGCTGTATTCGTAAAGCAGCTCCGTGACTCAGGTTCAAAGATCACTTTCGCATCTGGCGACGGAACACTTGATGATCAATTCGTTAAGTTGGCTCGTAAGTCAGCAGAAGGTGCACTTCTAACTGCCCCAGCAATCCCATTTGAGACAGCATCTCCAAAGCTTGCTGCTGAAATGACAGCGATGGGCATGAAGCCTGGCGTTTACACAACAGAGTCATACGATGCAGCTAACTTCTTCCTTGATGCAATCAAGGCTGGAAACACTGATCGTGCAAGCATCAACAAGTACGTATCTACAAAGTCACACAAGGGTCTTTCAAAGACACTTAAGTTTGACGCTGAAGGTGAAGTATCTGGTGCTGACGTAAATGGCTTCATCGTAAAGAACGGAAAGCTTGTTCTTCTAGGTGCTATTAAGTAA